Genomic window (Staphylococcus debuckii):
TTAGCAATCATGGGTCGCTATGTGTTGAAACCTGAAATCTTTGATTATTTATCAACTCAAGATAAAGGCAGCGGCGGCGAAATTCAATTGACAGATGCGATTGAGCGATTGAATCAAGATGATAAAGTATACGCTTATGATTTCGAAGGCCAACGCTATGATGTCGGTGAAAAAATCGGATTTGTTAAAACAACAATTGCTTATGCATTAAAAGATGCAGAAATGAAAGATGAAATCGAAAGTTATATTAAAAATTTAGATTTGTAATAGGTGGAAGTAGAGGAGGAGCTAAGACATTATGATGTCCTAGCTCCTTCATTTGTGTGGGCGTTGTGTAGATAAAAAGTGTGCAGGCGCAGGATATTGGCCAAGAATGGTGGGCAACGTGTCCAATAAACGGATATATTGGCCAAGAATGGTGGGCGACGTGTCCAATAAACGGATATATTGGCCAAGAATGGTGGGCGACGTGTCCAATAAATGGATATATTGGCCAAGAATGGAACGAACGTGTCCAATATTCAGCCACCGCCCTCATCCCGCCGCCCCAAACACCCACCACATTAATATTATGAATTTTTCTTGAAGAACGTTATTAATTAACGGTATAGGGTAAATTAATAATGAATAAATTATTAAACAACTTTTTCAAGAAAGAGTGATGTATATGTATAAAAATATCTTAGTACCATTCGATTTCGGCAATGCTTTCAATAATGTTCCAGAACAATTGAAGAAACTTACAAATGGTGAAGAAGATGCCAAAATCACCGTCTTTAATGTCATTTCTGAAACAGATTTAGCAAACTATGTGCGTTACCAAAATAAACATTTTGAAGAAGTAACTAAAGAAAAAGAAGAAGATATGCAACCTTTTGTGAAAAAGCTCGAAGAATTGAATTTACCTTATGAAATTGTATTTACAGTGGGTTCTCCGACAACAGAAATTTTAACTGATTTAGAATCTAATAAATACGATATTGTGGTCATGAGTAATAAACGTTCTCGTGTAGAATTAAAACACGTATTAGGTCATGTTACTCATAAAGTGGCTAAACGTTCTAATACACCTGTATTGATTGTAAAATAATAATAAACAAAAAAACCGCTTCGGCGGTTTTTTTTCATG
Coding sequences:
- a CDS encoding universal stress protein gives rise to the protein MYKNILVPFDFGNAFNNVPEQLKKLTNGEEDAKITVFNVISETDLANYVRYQNKHFEEVTKEKEEDMQPFVKKLEELNLPYEIVFTVGSPTTEILTDLESNKYDIVVMSNKRSRVELKHVLGHVTHKVAKRSNTPVLIVK